From the genome of Flavobacterium luteolum, one region includes:
- a CDS encoding ShlB/FhaC/HecB family hemolysin secretion/activation protein: protein MKQLPLKHLIQIFLFLFLSISGYAQNFYLKINGTNNTESKIIDSLNYNHLHPNLKSLLNETTNTTEKLSKIGYINSKILKTDKINDSSYTAIISLNKKIKYIHIYIGTNNPLFKTEKTKNDSLIIPYSEVENYLNQKILEAEKSGFALSKIKLENIQKKDTIVYADLSFKTEKKRSINSIILNYGNQNERNFFPDSHLKQLRKKYLNKTFNQEITKELYQDINNYEFANQLKYPEILFTNDSTKIYVYIEKRKANTFDGYIGFSNDDSKKIRLNGYLDISLINTLHAGEQFSLYWKSDGNKQTTFNTKLEIPYIFKTALGIKAQLNIFKQDSTFQNTKTAIDLGYYLNYNSKIYVGYQSTESSDIQNINSATLSDFKNSYITATLEYKKNNYSNYLFPRKSYANLLFGYGKRSTNNSPETTETTNQFYANLNLSYTFELNKKNFVFINPQILYLKSDNYITNELFRFGGLNSIRGFSENSLQGNIANLFITEYRHLLSPNLYIHTILDYGIYQDQTTIKNSTKFNNLISAGIGLGLLTKSGLLKVIIANGSTNDSEIKFHNSILTISYNVKF, encoded by the coding sequence ATGAAACAGCTGCCCTTGAAACACTTAATACAAATATTTCTTTTTCTATTTTTAAGCATTTCTGGTTATGCCCAAAATTTTTACCTAAAAATAAATGGAACCAACAATACCGAAAGTAAAATCATCGATTCATTAAACTACAACCACCTACATCCAAATCTAAAGTCACTACTAAACGAAACAACAAACACTACCGAAAAGCTTTCTAAAATTGGATACATCAACAGCAAAATACTAAAAACCGACAAAATAAACGACAGCTCCTATACAGCCATTATATCATTAAATAAAAAAATAAAATACATACATATATATATAGGAACAAACAATCCTCTTTTCAAAACTGAAAAAACAAAAAATGACAGCCTAATAATTCCTTACAGCGAAGTGGAAAACTACTTAAATCAAAAAATATTAGAGGCTGAAAAATCTGGTTTTGCACTGAGTAAAATTAAACTCGAAAATATTCAGAAAAAAGACACCATCGTTTATGCCGATTTAAGCTTTAAAACCGAAAAAAAACGCAGTATAAATTCAATTATTCTAAATTACGGAAATCAAAATGAGAGGAACTTTTTTCCAGATAGCCATCTAAAACAACTTCGTAAAAAATATTTAAACAAAACCTTTAATCAAGAAATTACAAAAGAACTTTATCAAGACATCAACAATTATGAATTTGCAAATCAGTTAAAATATCCAGAAATTTTATTCACAAACGACTCAACTAAAATCTATGTTTATATAGAAAAAAGGAAAGCCAATACTTTTGATGGCTACATAGGTTTTTCAAATGATGACAGTAAAAAAATACGACTTAATGGATATTTAGATATTTCATTAATAAATACACTTCATGCAGGCGAACAATTTTCTCTATATTGGAAAAGTGACGGCAACAAACAAACAACCTTTAATACAAAACTTGAAATTCCTTATATTTTCAAAACCGCACTAGGAATAAAAGCTCAGCTAAATATTTTCAAACAGGATAGCACATTTCAAAACACAAAAACAGCAATCGATCTCGGCTATTATTTAAATTACAATTCTAAAATATATGTTGGATACCAATCAACAGAATCAAGTGACATCCAAAACATCAACAGTGCCACACTTAGCGATTTCAAAAACTCCTACATTACAGCAACTCTAGAATATAAAAAAAATAATTACTCCAACTATCTATTCCCAAGAAAATCGTATGCAAATCTATTATTTGGTTATGGAAAAAGAAGCACAAACAACTCTCCCGAAACCACAGAAACAACTAATCAATTTTACGCTAACCTAAATCTGTCTTATACTTTCGAATTAAATAAAAAAAACTTTGTTTTCATCAACCCTCAAATTCTATATCTAAAAAGCGACAATTATATAACAAATGAACTTTTTAGATTTGGAGGATTAAATTCAATTCGAGGTTTTTCGGAAAATAGCTTGCAAGGAAATATTGCAAATTTATTTATTACCGAATACAGACACCTGCTTTCTCCAAATTTATACATACACACCATTCTTGATTACGGAATTTATCAAGATCAAACTACAATAAAAAATAGCACAAAATTCAATAATTTAATCAGTGCCGGAATAGGCTTAGGCCTACTAACAAAAAGCGGATTATTAAAAGTAATAATAGCAAATGGAAGCACAAATGACTCAGAAATAAAATTTCACAACAGCATCCTTACTATCTCCTATAATGTTAAATTTTAG
- a CDS encoding SusC/RagA family TonB-linked outer membrane protein, translated as MKLKFNGFLVLLLVLVAQLSFAQERAVSGTVSDNAGIPLPGVSVLVKGTKTGTQTDFDGKFSIKASSSQVLVFSYIGMKTQEVAATSANVNVKLADAGAQELEGVVVTAFGIKREKKSLGYATTTLKADALTQVVNTNPFETLSGKIAGVDITAPSQPGASTKVVIRGLNSITNSNGPLYVVDGTPINNTPTGTSNNGVATSTRSYDTGNGISDIDPNNIESMTVLKGAAASALYGSRAGGGVIIITTKKGKANSGIKVDLLASTEFSEVARVPHLQNQFGEGWNGLGFSGSNSYSNENGSWGPAFNGEVRPWGTVYNNTQQIKPYVGLKNNVRDFYNTGTLATQSATLSGGGDNSDFSLVFSNVNSDGVVPTDADLYKKQSLGFNGGLKGKKFTLRTSLNYVYKDQSVVNTGQGDDAGQGSTLQQDLLQIPRDVSIVDLKDYKNNIFNTPDYYFTPYAANPYFSINENSTKVYGHNLFGNVNLSYKITDKITASWQIGGNVRTERLKSYGAIVNYAAGTPQAIAGANPVVGGVTESRSEFSEFDTFFNINYNTNLSEDWTLNLLGGFNYNKRESDILKNTVTNLGLPGFYELSNSALRPVIDQSNSLRKTGAVYASAEFAFKNRYFATATARQDITSTLPIGNNSYFYPSLSLGAIAIDNGNTFLKLRAAASKIANDTRVYTTEDSYISGSANANFGIIASPIGGVSFFEASGRLGNPELKPESTVEYEVGAEGSFFKNRISYDIALYHKTTSDLIVDLPLDPSTGYTIKAINAGDVVNKGIELSLSGSPIKNQDFTWNVTYTFTKNLNEVTQLNTGGNYIDLLPAYGVTMRATKGDPIGSFYSQVPKTNAAGQYIVNASTGMYEVSDDIQKVGNAQRDFVMGLQNSFKYKNFNLSFSLDWKQGGEFYSYTKRLSHFVGNGIETTFNDRNAFIVPNSVNEHVDATTGAVTYTENTTPLTFSTYTNFYNTGNNPGIERTHVIDKTFVRLREIALNYDFPSTLTKNMGLNKITVGIYGRNLFMWTPGENPYVDPEVGTYGTGVLSEFGEFGANPSQRSVGGVLKLSF; from the coding sequence ATGAAACTAAAGTTCAATGGATTCTTAGTGCTTTTATTAGTACTAGTTGCGCAACTTTCTTTTGCGCAAGAAAGAGCTGTTTCGGGAACAGTTTCTGACAATGCAGGAATACCTTTACCAGGTGTTAGTGTATTAGTTAAAGGAACTAAAACGGGAACGCAAACAGACTTTGATGGTAAATTCTCGATCAAAGCTTCTTCAAGCCAAGTATTGGTATTTAGCTACATCGGAATGAAAACTCAAGAAGTAGCTGCTACATCTGCAAATGTTAACGTAAAACTAGCAGACGCTGGTGCGCAAGAACTAGAAGGTGTTGTTGTAACTGCCTTTGGTATCAAAAGAGAGAAAAAATCTCTTGGTTACGCAACAACAACTTTAAAAGCGGACGCACTTACACAAGTAGTTAATACTAACCCATTTGAAACTCTTTCTGGTAAAATCGCAGGGGTTGACATTACTGCACCTTCTCAACCAGGGGCTTCAACTAAAGTTGTTATCCGTGGTTTAAACAGTATCACAAACAGTAATGGTCCACTTTATGTTGTTGATGGAACACCGATTAACAATACCCCAACTGGTACTAGTAATAACGGAGTTGCTACATCAACAAGATCGTATGATACTGGTAACGGAATCAGTGACATTGACCCAAATAACATCGAGAGCATGACTGTTCTTAAAGGAGCGGCTGCATCAGCATTATATGGTTCAAGAGCTGGTGGTGGTGTAATCATCATTACTACTAAAAAAGGTAAAGCTAACTCTGGAATTAAAGTTGATTTATTAGCTTCAACAGAATTCAGCGAAGTAGCAAGAGTTCCGCATTTACAAAATCAATTTGGTGAGGGTTGGAATGGACTAGGATTCTCAGGATCTAATTCTTACAGTAACGAAAATGGTTCATGGGGACCTGCTTTCAATGGAGAGGTTAGACCATGGGGAACAGTTTACAACAATACTCAACAAATCAAACCTTATGTTGGTTTAAAAAATAACGTAAGAGATTTTTACAACACAGGTACACTAGCTACACAATCTGCAACTCTAAGCGGTGGTGGAGACAATTCTGATTTCTCTTTAGTTTTTTCAAATGTAAACAGTGATGGTGTTGTACCAACTGATGCAGATTTATACAAAAAACAATCATTAGGATTTAATGGTGGATTAAAAGGTAAAAAATTCACATTAAGAACTTCTCTTAATTATGTTTACAAAGACCAAAGTGTAGTTAACACAGGTCAAGGTGATGATGCAGGACAAGGTTCAACTTTGCAACAGGATTTATTACAAATTCCTAGAGACGTTAGTATTGTAGATTTAAAAGATTACAAAAACAATATCTTCAACACTCCAGATTACTATTTTACTCCATACGCTGCAAATCCATATTTTTCAATTAATGAGAACAGCACAAAAGTATACGGACACAACCTTTTTGGAAACGTTAATTTAAGCTACAAAATAACTGACAAAATTACAGCTTCATGGCAAATTGGTGGTAACGTTAGAACAGAAAGACTTAAGAGCTACGGTGCAATTGTAAATTATGCTGCAGGTACTCCTCAGGCAATTGCTGGTGCTAATCCAGTAGTAGGAGGTGTAACAGAATCAAGATCAGAATTCAGTGAGTTTGATACTTTCTTCAATATTAATTATAACACAAACTTAAGTGAAGATTGGACATTAAATCTTTTAGGAGGTTTTAACTACAACAAAAGAGAGTCTGATATATTAAAAAACACTGTAACAAATTTAGGTCTTCCAGGATTTTATGAGCTTTCAAACTCAGCTTTAAGACCAGTAATTGATCAATCAAACAGCCTTAGAAAAACAGGAGCTGTTTACGCATCTGCTGAGTTTGCATTTAAAAACAGATATTTTGCAACGGCTACAGCTAGACAAGATATTACATCAACATTACCAATAGGAAATAACTCATATTTCTATCCATCTTTATCATTAGGCGCTATTGCAATTGATAACGGAAACACTTTCCTTAAATTAAGAGCAGCTGCTTCAAAAATTGCAAATGATACAAGGGTATACACAACAGAAGACTCATATATTTCTGGTTCTGCTAACGCGAACTTTGGTATAATTGCATCTCCAATTGGAGGAGTAAGTTTCTTCGAAGCATCAGGAAGACTTGGTAATCCAGAGCTAAAACCTGAAAGTACAGTAGAATATGAAGTTGGAGCTGAAGGATCTTTCTTCAAAAACAGAATTAGCTATGATATCGCATTGTATCACAAAACGACTTCTGACCTTATTGTAGACCTACCATTAGACCCATCAACAGGTTATACTATCAAAGCTATCAACGCTGGAGATGTTGTGAACAAAGGTATTGAGCTTTCTCTTTCAGGTAGTCCAATTAAAAATCAGGACTTTACATGGAACGTAACTTACACATTTACTAAAAACTTAAACGAAGTAACGCAATTAAACACAGGTGGAAATTATATTGATTTACTTCCTGCTTATGGTGTAACTATGAGAGCAACTAAAGGTGATCCAATTGGTAGTTTCTATTCACAAGTTCCAAAAACAAATGCTGCAGGTCAATATATTGTAAATGCATCTACTGGAATGTATGAAGTGAGTGATGATATCCAAAAAGTTGGAAACGCGCAACGTGATTTTGTTATGGGATTACAAAACTCTTTCAAATACAAAAACTTTAATTTATCATTCTCATTAGACTGGAAACAAGGAGGAGAATTCTACTCTTACACTAAAAGACTTTCTCATTTCGTAGGTAATGGTATTGAAACTACATTTAATGATAGAAATGCATTTATTGTTCCTAATTCTGTTAATGAGCACGTAGATGCAACAACTGGAGCTGTTACATATACAGAAAACACAACACCTCTTACATTTAGTACTTACACA